CCTGCCCGTCGGGGTGGTGCGGGTGAAGATGGGCGGCGGGACGGCGGGCCACAACGGGCTCAAGTCGGTGGGGGAGCACCTGCACGAGCGGGGGTTTGCCCGGGTCCGGATCGGGATCGACAAGGCACCGGGCCGGATGACCGGCACCGACTGGGTGCTGCGGGCCCCGGGAAAGGCCGAGCGGGAGCAGCTCGACGTGGCCGTGGAGGTGGCCGCCGACGCGGTGGAGTGCATCCTCGAAGATGGTGTGGACGTGGCGATGAACCGGTTCAACAGCCGATGAGCGCAACCGGCCGGTGAGCACCGTCCTCCGCGCCCTTCCGCCCCTCCTGCGGGAGGTCCCGGCGCTGGCTGCCAACCTGGGCGCGTCGGTCGGCACCCTGGCCGTCCCCGAGCCGGGCCGGGCCATCACCGTCGCCGCCCTGGCCCACCTGACCGAGCGGCGTCCGCTGCTGGTGGCGGTGCCGACCACCGCCGATGCCGAGCGCCTGGTCCACGACCTCGAGATGTTCCTCGGGCCCGAGCAGGTCGACTGGTTCCCCCCGTGGGAGACCCTGCCGTTCGAGCGGGTCAGCCCCGGCGTCGAGACCATGGGCCGCCGGCTGCGCACGATCTGGCGCCTGGCCGAGGGCCGCCCGGCCCGCGTGGTCGTGGCCACGGCCAAGGCCCTGATCCAGCGTCTCGGCCCGGCCGGGCCCCAGCAGGGCCCGATCGTCGTCGAGCGGGGGACCCGGCTGGACGAGCAGGAGCTGGTGGCCCGACTC
This is a stretch of genomic DNA from Acidimicrobiales bacterium. It encodes these proteins:
- the pth gene encoding aminoacyl-tRNA hydrolase, producing the protein MGNPEAQFERTRHNLGAEVVARLAERHGQRLKLSRNERSLVAEALVGSRRLALAFPQTYMNDSGWAVVRLVRRYGIDDVSRLVVVQDELDLPVGVVRVKMGGGTAGHNGLKSVGEHLHERGFARVRIGIDKAPGRMTGTDWVLRAPGKAEREQLDVAVEVAADAVECILEDGVDVAMNRFNSR
- a CDS encoding transcription-repair coupling factor, encoding MSTVLRALPPLLREVPALAANLGASVGTLAVPEPGRAITVAALAHLTERRPLLVAVPTTADAERLVHDLEMFLGPEQVDWFPPWETLPFERVSPGVETMGRRLRTIWRLAEGRPARVVVATAKALIQRLGPAGPQQGPIVVERGTRLDEQELVARLVGLGYRREYQVEHRGEVAVRGGIVDVFPSTADGPVRIDLWGDEVDRLTDFDVFDQRSTEERERVEIFGCREVLPDDAVRARAQELL